A stretch of the Sphingomonas sp. CL5.1 genome encodes the following:
- the cobS gene encoding cobaltochelatase subunit CobS, with amino-acid sequence MTDIPNTQPDSRETTILDAPDKVVSVREMFGIDSDMQCPAFSEADERVPDLDPAYVFDPDTTLAVLAGFAHNRRVMVQGYHGTGKSTHIEQVAARLKWPCIRINLDAHISRIDLVGRDAIVLRDGQQVTEFREGLLPWALQTPTALVFDEYDAGRPDVMFVIQRVLETEGKLTLLDQNRVIRPNPYFRLFATANTVGLGDTSGLYHGTQQINQGQMDRWNIVVTLNYLPAATEAQIVLAKSGEYDKPEGKKVVEDMVRVADLTRKGFINGDISTVMSPRTVITWAQNALIFKDVGFAFRLSFLNKCDEAERPLVAEYYQRVFGKDLPESVVGKA; translated from the coding sequence ATGACCGATATTCCGAACACCCAGCCCGACAGCCGCGAGACGACGATCCTCGACGCGCCAGACAAGGTCGTCAGCGTCCGCGAGATGTTCGGCATCGACAGCGACATGCAATGCCCCGCGTTCAGCGAGGCGGACGAGCGCGTGCCCGATCTCGACCCCGCCTATGTGTTCGATCCCGATACCACGCTGGCGGTGCTCGCGGGCTTCGCGCACAACCGCCGCGTGATGGTGCAGGGCTATCACGGCACCGGCAAGTCGACGCATATCGAGCAGGTGGCGGCGCGCCTCAAATGGCCGTGCATCCGCATCAATCTCGACGCGCATATCAGCCGCATCGACCTCGTCGGCCGCGACGCGATCGTGCTGCGCGACGGCCAGCAGGTGACGGAATTCCGCGAGGGCCTGCTGCCCTGGGCGCTCCAGACGCCGACCGCGCTGGTGTTCGACGAATATGACGCCGGCCGCCCCGACGTGATGTTCGTGATCCAGCGCGTACTGGAGACGGAGGGCAAGCTCACCCTGCTCGACCAGAATCGCGTGATCCGCCCGAACCCGTATTTCCGGTTGTTCGCCACCGCCAACACGGTCGGCCTCGGCGACACGAGCGGCCTCTATCACGGCACGCAGCAGATCAACCAGGGCCAGATGGACCGCTGGAACATCGTCGTCACCTTGAACTACCTGCCGGCGGCGACCGAGGCGCAGATCGTGCTCGCCAAGTCCGGCGAATACGACAAGCCGGAGGGCAAGAAGGTGGTCGAGGACATGGTCCGCGTCGCCGACCTGACCCGCAAGGGCTTCATCAACGGCGATATCTCCACCGTGATGTCGCCGCGCACCGTCATCACCTGGGCGCAGAACGCCTTGATCTTCAAGGACGTCGGCTTCGCCTTCCGCCTCTCCTTCCTCAACAAGTGCGACGAGGCGGAACGGCCGCTGGTGGCGGAATATTACCAGCGCGTGTTCGGCAAGGACCTGCCCGAAAGCGTGGTGGGGAAAGCCTGA
- a CDS encoding DUF4167 domain-containing protein, with product MINNRQNGRRRGRGGGQRSPGGGQGQRDSGNRIDSRARGNAAQLLEKYKNMARDAQLSGDRVNTEYYLQFADHYFRVLADQRGRFEEQSRDRRPRDDFDDGDDFGDFNDPIRADEQPSRGDEGRREERAWREERNGREERAGREERAGREERNGRERRYDRRDEAPAPIAAEPAREEAPAPAVAEESADSAPVEAPRPRRGRPRRNPLPETEQVEALGADRLPPSLGAVPPEGVVASEGEPVEAPKPRTRRRRTVGAEAGAN from the coding sequence TTGATCAACAATCGTCAGAACGGCCGCCGTCGCGGTCGCGGTGGTGGGCAGCGTTCGCCCGGTGGTGGGCAGGGGCAGCGCGACAGCGGCAATCGGATCGACAGCCGCGCGCGCGGCAATGCGGCCCAGCTTCTTGAGAAATACAAGAACATGGCGCGCGACGCCCAGCTTTCCGGCGACCGCGTCAACACCGAATATTATCTCCAGTTCGCCGATCATTATTTCCGGGTCCTCGCGGACCAGCGCGGTCGTTTCGAGGAGCAGAGCCGCGATCGCCGCCCGCGCGACGATTTCGACGATGGCGACGATTTCGGCGATTTCAACGATCCCATCCGCGCCGACGAGCAGCCGTCGCGCGGCGACGAGGGCCGCCGCGAGGAACGCGCCTGGCGCGAGGAGCGCAACGGGCGCGAGGAACGTGCCGGTCGCGAGGAACGCGCAGGTCGCGAGGAGCGCAATGGACGCGAGCGCCGCTATGATCGCCGCGACGAGGCGCCAGCCCCTATAGCCGCCGAGCCGGCGCGTGAGGAAGCGCCCGCCCCGGCCGTGGCGGAGGAAAGCGCCGACAGCGCCCCGGTCGAGGCGCCACGCCCGCGTCGTGGCCGTCCGCGCCGCAATCCGCTGCCGGAGACCGAGCAGGTCGAAGCGCTCGGCGCCGATCGCCTGCCGCCGTCGCTCGGCGCGGTGCCGCCAGAGGGTGTGGTCGCCAGCGAGGGCGAGCCGGTCGAGGCACCAAAGCCGCGCACCCGCCGCCGCCGCACGGTCGGCGCGGAAGCCGGCGCGAACTGA
- the prmC gene encoding peptide chain release factor N(5)-glutamine methyltransferase — translation MGSPPRSDARDALADAAARFTFSATPRLDAELLLAHALGITRERLLLTLADHTAPPAFAALVERRAAHEPIAYITGTRAFWTIDLRVAPGALIPRADSETLIEAAVAHFAGTAGPRRVLDLGTGSGALLLAALDQWPGASGVGLDASPAALTIARDNAVRIAPGRATIAAGGWEGTGEAFDLILCNPPYIATGAALPPEVVEYEPASALFAGPDGLDDYRIIAALLGRQIAPDGVACIEIGHDQQESAAALFRAAGLAVALRRDLAGRDRCLVVTS, via the coding sequence GTGGGATCGCCGCCCCGGTCCGACGCCCGCGACGCACTGGCCGATGCCGCCGCGCGCTTCACCTTCTCCGCCACCCCGCGGCTCGATGCGGAGCTGCTGCTCGCTCACGCGCTCGGCATCACGCGCGAGCGGCTGCTGCTGACGCTGGCCGACCACACCGCCCCGCCCGCCTTCGCCGCGCTGGTGGAGCGCCGGGCGGCGCATGAGCCAATCGCCTATATCACCGGCACGCGCGCCTTCTGGACGATCGACCTCCGCGTCGCGCCCGGCGCGTTGATCCCGCGCGCCGACAGCGAGACGTTGATCGAGGCGGCGGTCGCGCATTTCGCGGGCACGGCCGGGCCGAGGCGCGTGCTCGATCTCGGCACCGGCTCGGGCGCGCTGCTGCTCGCCGCGCTCGATCAATGGCCCGGTGCGAGCGGCGTGGGGCTGGATGCCTCTCCGGCCGCGCTGACAATCGCGCGCGACAATGCCGTGCGCATCGCTCCCGGCCGCGCGACGATCGCGGCGGGCGGCTGGGAAGGCACCGGGGAGGCGTTCGACCTGATCCTGTGCAATCCGCCCTATATCGCCACCGGCGCCGCGCTGCCGCCCGAGGTGGTGGAATATGAGCCAGCCTCCGCGCTGTTCGCCGGGCCGGACGGGCTGGACGACTATCGGATAATCGCCGCTTTGCTCGGACGGCAGATCGCCCCCGACGGCGTGGCGTGCATCGAGATCGGGCACGACCAGCAAGAGAGCGCCGCCGCGCTGTTCCGCGCCGCCGGCCTGGCCGTCGCATTGCGCCGCGATCTTGCCGGTCGCGACCGTTGCCTCGTCGTCACGTCTTGA
- a CDS encoding CBS domain-containing protein → MTIAAILGNKGRDVIYVSPTQTVAEAIALLAKHRIGAVPVIDGGAVVGVFSERDVIHGLRDGDTATLQRPVSETMTAPAHTVALAEPVLAALSLMTRRRIRHLPVVEDGRVIGIVSIGDLVKYRIEKIEADAAAMREYIQQA, encoded by the coding sequence ATGACGATCGCGGCGATCCTCGGCAACAAGGGGCGGGACGTGATCTACGTCAGCCCGACGCAGACGGTGGCGGAGGCGATCGCGCTGCTCGCGAAGCACCGGATCGGCGCCGTCCCGGTGATCGACGGTGGCGCGGTGGTCGGCGTCTTTTCCGAGCGCGACGTGATCCACGGGCTGCGCGACGGCGACACCGCGACGCTGCAACGCCCGGTATCCGAGACGATGACCGCGCCGGCACATACCGTCGCCCTCGCCGAGCCGGTGCTCGCCGCGCTCTCGCTGATGACGCGGCGGCGGATACGCCACCTGCCGGTGGTGGAGGACGGGCGCGTCATCGGCATCGTCTCGATCGGCGATCTGGTGAAATACCGCATCGAGAAGATCGAGGCCGACGCGGCGGCGATGCGGGAATATATCCAGCAGGCCTAG
- a CDS encoding ribbon-helix-helix domain-containing protein, producing MIDAPAGGFVGPVKRSITIAGHQTSVSLEPIFWHALEKAAATRALPLSALVAEIDALRIVQPDPPNLASALRCWLFDTFCDDDENISQ from the coding sequence GTGATCGACGCGCCCGCCGGGGGCTTCGTCGGCCCGGTCAAGCGATCGATCACCATCGCCGGGCACCAGACCTCGGTGAGCCTGGAGCCTATCTTCTGGCACGCGCTGGAGAAGGCCGCGGCGACGCGCGCGCTGCCGCTCAGCGCATTGGTGGCGGAGATCGATGCGCTGCGCATCGTCCAGCCCGATCCGCCCAATCTTGCCAGCGCATTGCGCTGCTGGCTGTTCGATACATTTTGCGACGATGATGAGAATATTTCGCAATAG
- a CDS encoding Fe2+-dependent dioxygenase yields MLIAISDVLDAGGVARLRALIDAAEWIDGNATSGPQSALAKRNQQLAEESAAAREAGNIVLDALARSPLFVAAALPLKVYPPLFNRYEGGETFGQHVDNAVRIRRGSDFRIRSDLSATLFLADPDSYDGGELVIEGQFGEQSVKLPAGHMVLYPASSLHRVSPVTRGARIASFFWIQSMVRDEGARRILFELDQSVQSIGQDRGQDDAEVIRLTGVYHNLLRRWADV; encoded by the coding sequence ATGCTGATCGCGATCTCCGATGTGCTCGACGCGGGCGGCGTGGCGCGGTTGCGCGCGCTGATCGATGCCGCCGAATGGATCGACGGCAACGCGACCTCCGGCCCGCAATCCGCGCTCGCCAAGCGCAACCAGCAGCTCGCGGAGGAAAGCGCCGCCGCGCGCGAGGCGGGGAACATCGTGCTCGACGCGCTGGCCCGCTCCCCGCTGTTCGTTGCCGCCGCGCTGCCGCTCAAGGTCTATCCGCCGCTGTTCAATCGCTATGAGGGCGGGGAGACGTTCGGCCAGCATGTCGACAATGCCGTGCGCATCCGGCGCGGCAGCGATTTCCGCATCCGCAGCGATCTTTCGGCCACCCTGTTCCTCGCCGACCCCGACAGCTACGACGGCGGCGAACTGGTGATCGAGGGGCAGTTCGGCGAGCAGAGCGTCAAGCTGCCCGCCGGGCATATGGTGCTCTATCCCGCCTCCAGCCTGCATCGTGTGTCGCCGGTGACGCGCGGCGCGCGGATCGCGTCATTCTTCTGGATCCAGTCGATGGTGCGCGACGAGGGCGCGCGCCGCATCCTGTTCGAGCTGGATCAGTCGGTGCAGTCGATCGGGCAGGATCGCGGACAGGACGATGCCGAGGTGATCCGGCTGACCGGCGTCTATCACAACCTGCTGCGCCGCTGGGCGGACGTCTGA
- the cobT gene encoding cobaltochelatase subunit CobT — protein sequence MAERTPLDLFKEVLGGTARALADEPEVELAFTADAPAQSGKHLKVPMPARALPAEQVAEARGFADSFALRLRHHDPAMHLRAAPHEAVARAVFDAVENARVEALGSRGYAGIADNLATALDVKLRSDPITRARTREEVPLSTALGLLVRERLTGRESPAIAAPGLALVREWIDEKAGADLDSLALALDDQRAFQGLARKLLEDLDLTQGDELPEDSESDDEGADDQENDEKGDQDEDGEGQGEAQAEARGEQSDAESEDGEGQEMGDDVQDMDGEPGDEGEEGMQPVRPNRPFADLSPQFDYRVWTTDFDEVIAATDLCDADELVRLRAYLDQQLVHLQSVVSKLANRLQRRLMAQQSRSWDFDQEEGLLDAARLARVVVSPDMSLSYKIERDTEFRDTVVTLLIDNSGSMRGRPISIAAISADILARTLERCGVKTEILGFTTRAWKGGQSREAWLAAGRPPQPGRLNDIRHIVYKKADEPWRRARTSLGLMMREGLLKENIDGEALMWAHARLVARPEERRILMVISDGAPVDDSTLSVNSGSYLERHLRQVIDWIEKRSPVELVAIGIGHDVTRYYSRAVTIMDVDQLGGTIIEQLAALFDTP from the coding sequence ATGGCTGAACGCACCCCGCTCGACCTGTTCAAGGAGGTGCTCGGCGGCACGGCGCGCGCGCTGGCCGACGAGCCGGAGGTGGAGCTTGCCTTCACCGCCGACGCGCCGGCGCAGTCGGGCAAGCATCTCAAGGTGCCGATGCCCGCGCGCGCGCTGCCGGCGGAGCAGGTGGCGGAGGCGCGCGGCTTCGCGGACAGCTTCGCGCTGCGCCTCAGGCACCACGATCCGGCGATGCATCTGCGCGCCGCGCCGCACGAGGCGGTGGCGCGCGCGGTGTTCGACGCGGTGGAGAATGCCCGCGTCGAGGCGCTCGGCAGCCGGGGCTATGCCGGCATCGCCGACAATCTAGCGACCGCGCTCGACGTGAAGCTCCGGTCCGACCCGATCACCCGCGCCCGCACGCGCGAGGAGGTGCCGCTGTCCACCGCGCTCGGCCTGCTCGTGCGCGAGCGGCTGACCGGGCGCGAATCGCCGGCGATCGCCGCGCCGGGCCTCGCCCTGGTGCGCGAGTGGATCGACGAGAAGGCGGGGGCGGACCTCGATTCGCTCGCGCTGGCGCTCGACGACCAGCGCGCCTTCCAGGGCCTCGCGCGCAAGCTGCTCGAAGACCTCGACCTGACGCAGGGCGACGAACTGCCCGAGGACAGCGAGAGCGACGACGAGGGCGCCGACGATCAGGAGAATGACGAGAAGGGCGATCAGGACGAGGACGGCGAGGGGCAGGGCGAGGCGCAGGCGGAGGCGCGCGGCGAGCAAAGCGACGCCGAGAGCGAGGACGGCGAAGGCCAGGAAATGGGCGACGACGTCCAGGACATGGACGGCGAGCCGGGCGACGAAGGCGAGGAGGGGATGCAGCCGGTGCGCCCCAACCGTCCCTTCGCCGATCTCTCCCCGCAATTCGACTATCGCGTCTGGACCACCGATTTCGACGAGGTGATCGCCGCGACCGACCTGTGCGACGCGGACGAGCTGGTGCGGCTGCGCGCCTATCTCGACCAGCAGCTCGTCCACCTGCAATCGGTCGTGTCGAAGCTCGCCAACCGGCTCCAGCGCCGGCTGATGGCGCAGCAGAGCCGCTCGTGGGACTTCGATCAGGAGGAAGGGCTGCTCGACGCGGCGCGACTGGCGCGCGTGGTGGTCAGCCCGGACATGTCGCTGTCGTACAAGATCGAGCGCGACACCGAGTTCCGTGACACGGTGGTGACGCTGCTGATCGACAATTCCGGCTCGATGCGCGGGCGGCCGATCTCGATCGCGGCGATCTCCGCCGACATCCTCGCGCGCACGCTGGAGCGCTGCGGGGTCAAGACCGAGATTCTCGGCTTCACGACGCGGGCGTGGAAGGGCGGGCAGAGCCGTGAGGCGTGGCTCGCCGCCGGCCGTCCGCCGCAGCCGGGGCGGCTCAACGATATCCGCCACATCGTCTATAAAAAGGCCGACGAGCCGTGGCGCCGCGCGCGCACCTCGCTCGGGCTGATGATGCGCGAGGGGCTGCTCAAGGAGAATATCGACGGCGAGGCGCTGATGTGGGCGCACGCGCGGCTGGTCGCGCGGCCCGAGGAGCGGCGCATCTTGATGGTGATATCGGATGGCGCGCCGGTCGACGATTCGACGCTCAGCGTCAATTCCGGCTCCTATCTCGAACGGCACCTGCGGCAGGTGATCGACTGGATCGAGAAGCGCTCGCCGGTCGAGCTGGTGGCGATCGGCATCGGCCATGACGTGACGCGCTATTACAGCCGCGCGGTGACGATCATGGATGTCGACCAGCTTGGCGGCACGATCATCGAGCAACTCGCCGCGCTGTTCGACACGCCGTGA
- the prfA gene encoding peptide chain release factor 1 — protein sequence MTAISLDRIRQIEARRDELAALMATGDLSGDRFVQVSKEYAELEPVAAAAAEVRRLRQEAESLAHMTGDADAELRAMAEEELRENKTALETADRRLALALLPRDAADQRSAMLEVRAGTGGDEAALFAGDLFRMYQRYAETQGWRVELISASESEVGGFKEVVASVTGQGVFAKLKFESGVHRVQRVPVTESGGRIHTSAATVAVLPEAEEVDVQIDDKDLRIDIYRSSGPGGQSVNTTDSAVRIVHIPTGLTVIQQDEKSQHKNKAKAMKVLRTRLYEMERERLHAERAGARKSMVGTGDRSERIRTYNFPQGRVTDHRINLTLHRLPEILAGDMGELIGALIAEDEAERLASLDAA from the coding sequence ATGACCGCCATCTCGCTCGACCGCATCCGGCAGATCGAGGCGCGGCGCGACGAACTCGCTGCGCTGATGGCGACCGGCGACCTGTCGGGCGACCGTTTCGTGCAGGTGTCGAAGGAATATGCCGAGCTTGAGCCGGTCGCCGCCGCCGCCGCGGAGGTTCGCCGGCTGCGGCAGGAAGCGGAGAGCCTCGCGCATATGACCGGCGACGCCGATGCCGAATTGCGCGCGATGGCCGAGGAGGAATTGCGCGAGAACAAGACCGCGCTGGAAACGGCCGACCGCAGGCTCGCGCTCGCCCTGCTGCCGCGCGACGCCGCCGACCAGCGGTCCGCGATGCTGGAGGTGCGCGCCGGCACCGGCGGCGACGAGGCGGCGCTGTTCGCCGGCGACCTGTTCCGCATGTACCAACGCTACGCCGAGACACAGGGCTGGCGGGTCGAGCTGATCTCGGCCTCCGAAAGCGAGGTCGGCGGATTCAAGGAGGTGGTAGCCTCCGTCACCGGGCAGGGCGTGTTCGCCAAGCTCAAGTTCGAGAGCGGCGTCCACCGCGTCCAGCGTGTCCCGGTCACCGAGAGCGGCGGGCGCATCCACACCTCCGCCGCCACCGTCGCGGTGCTGCCGGAGGCGGAGGAGGTGGACGTGCAGATCGACGACAAGGATTTGCGCATCGACATCTATCGCTCGTCCGGGCCGGGCGGCCAGTCGGTCAACACCACCGATTCGGCGGTGCGCATCGTCCATATTCCGACCGGCCTCACCGTGATCCAGCAGGACGAGAAATCGCAGCACAAGAACAAGGCCAAGGCGATGAAGGTGCTGCGCACCCGCCTCTACGAGATGGAGCGCGAGCGACTCCATGCCGAGCGGGCCGGCGCGCGCAAGTCGATGGTCGGAACGGGCGACCGTTCGGAGCGCATCCGCACCTATAATTTCCCGCAGGGCCGCGTGACCGACCACCGCATCAACCTGACGCTGCATCGCCTGCCGGAAATACTGGCGGGCGACATGGGCGAGCTGATCGGCGCGCTGATCGCGGAGGATGAGGCGGAACGGCTTGCTTCCCTCGACGCGGCGTAG
- a CDS encoding TonB-dependent siderophore receptor has translation MSNKSKSFLALSCVGFIASAPVAVAAPAGGADAPEADGDAVRHSDVVVTGERERRDANPKFIAPPVDTPRSIVVLPAETIEQTGSATLADALRTVPGITFGAAEGGNPIGDRPFIRGFDSQGSTYVDGVRDFASQSREVFAVDSIQIIRGSDTTLGGRGNAGGTINIISKTPQKESFARATASYGTADYKRFTADVNQRVSDMIAVRVEGMFHDQDVAGRDAIWQRRWGVAPSITIGVDSPTRLTIGYYHMHSNELPDSGIPYLYTIGNVPRTGYVLSEPAIGHVTTANGQSGYVDRSTFYGLKDRDFRDTDIDQATIRAEHDFGGITLRNTSRFTHNWQAYIFLLPDDSQGNVYNTGQVWRRANTRYGYADSIVNQTDLFGKFDTGAIKHSFAIGAELAWEKARRGAFVTRGFVNSSGSELLSTGGTISPRCNPTTVSRYYCTSIFNPNPNDPWVNYASDTSTTPAPISRTQPIAETQNDANTIGIYGFDSITLAEPLILNLGLRYDRFHSRVRPGQPLTATQAIQFERTDELFNWQAGLVFKPTHNTSLYASYATAATPPNSLLGEGSEGNALPTTTAAASVLDALKPEKTKSYEVGAKADLLGGRLSLSAAAFQTDTDNARVTGDDNTVQFIGKRRIRGVELSVNGTILPGWTIFGGYTHLDPKIVDGGFSSLSVAANGPAKATTVLVPSVNNGKQAPQTAKDSVSLWTNVTLFSRLQIGGGVFYFSRVFGGYADNRSASQDTSGNITVKPATTVLARSVPGYTRFDARLGYDITERVNLSVNVQNLTDKTYFSQAYASHYATIAPGRSAFATLSVRY, from the coding sequence GTGTCGAACAAGTCCAAGTCATTTCTGGCGCTGTCGTGCGTCGGGTTCATCGCCAGCGCCCCCGTGGCCGTGGCCGCGCCGGCCGGCGGCGCCGATGCGCCGGAAGCCGATGGCGATGCCGTCCGGCATTCCGACGTGGTCGTGACCGGCGAGCGCGAGCGCCGCGACGCCAATCCGAAATTCATCGCCCCGCCGGTCGATACGCCGCGCTCGATCGTGGTGCTGCCGGCGGAGACGATCGAGCAGACCGGTTCCGCGACGCTCGCCGATGCGCTGCGCACCGTCCCCGGCATCACCTTCGGCGCGGCCGAGGGCGGCAACCCGATCGGCGACCGCCCTTTCATCCGCGGCTTCGACAGCCAGGGCTCGACCTATGTCGACGGCGTGCGCGATTTCGCGTCGCAGAGCCGCGAGGTGTTCGCGGTGGATTCGATCCAGATCATCCGTGGCTCGGACACCACGCTCGGCGGGCGCGGCAATGCCGGCGGCACGATCAACATCATCTCCAAGACGCCGCAGAAGGAGAGCTTCGCCCGCGCCACCGCGAGCTACGGCACGGCCGACTACAAGCGCTTCACGGCGGATGTGAACCAGCGCGTCTCCGACATGATCGCGGTGCGCGTCGAGGGCATGTTCCACGATCAGGACGTCGCCGGCCGCGACGCGATCTGGCAGCGCCGCTGGGGCGTCGCGCCGTCGATCACGATCGGCGTGGATTCGCCGACCCGGCTGACGATCGGCTATTATCATATGCACAGTAACGAGTTGCCGGATTCCGGCATCCCGTATCTCTACACGATCGGCAATGTCCCCAGGACGGGCTATGTCCTGTCGGAGCCGGCAATTGGCCATGTCACCACCGCCAACGGCCAGTCGGGCTATGTCGATCGCTCGACCTTCTACGGGCTCAAGGATCGCGATTTCCGCGATACCGACATCGATCAGGCGACGATCCGCGCGGAGCATGACTTCGGCGGCATCACGTTGCGCAACACCTCGCGTTTCACCCACAATTGGCAGGCGTACATCTTCCTGCTGCCGGACGATTCGCAGGGCAACGTCTATAACACCGGGCAGGTGTGGCGGCGGGCCAACACGCGTTATGGTTATGCGGATTCGATCGTCAATCAGACCGACTTGTTCGGCAAGTTCGACACCGGCGCGATCAAGCACAGCTTCGCGATCGGCGCCGAGCTGGCGTGGGAGAAGGCGCGGCGCGGCGCGTTCGTGACGCGCGGCTTCGTCAACTCCTCGGGCAGCGAACTGCTTTCGACTGGTGGCACGATTTCCCCGCGTTGCAACCCGACGACCGTGTCGCGCTATTATTGCACGAGCATCTTCAACCCGAATCCAAACGATCCGTGGGTGAATTATGCGAGCGATACATCCACCACGCCGGCGCCGATCTCGCGTACCCAGCCGATCGCCGAGACGCAGAACGATGCCAATACGATCGGTATCTACGGCTTCGACTCGATCACGCTCGCCGAGCCGCTGATCCTGAACCTCGGCCTGCGCTATGACCGCTTCCATTCGCGCGTCCGGCCTGGCCAGCCGCTCACCGCGACGCAGGCGATCCAGTTCGAACGCACCGACGAATTGTTCAACTGGCAGGCAGGCCTGGTTTTCAAGCCGACGCACAACACGAGCCTGTATGCCAGCTACGCCACCGCCGCGACGCCGCCGAACAGCCTGCTCGGCGAGGGGTCGGAAGGCAACGCGCTGCCGACCACCACTGCGGCCGCCAGCGTGCTCGACGCGCTGAAGCCGGAAAAGACCAAATCCTATGAGGTCGGGGCCAAGGCGGACCTGCTCGGCGGCCGGCTGAGCCTCTCCGCCGCGGCGTTCCAGACCGACACGGACAATGCCCGCGTCACCGGCGACGACAATACCGTCCAGTTCATCGGCAAGCGCCGCATCCGCGGCGTCGAGCTGAGCGTCAACGGCACGATCCTGCCGGGCTGGACGATCTTCGGTGGCTATACGCACCTCGATCCGAAAATCGTCGATGGCGGCTTCAGCTCGCTCAGCGTGGCCGCGAACGGCCCGGCGAAGGCGACGACAGTGCTGGTCCCATCGGTCAACAATGGCAAGCAGGCGCCGCAGACGGCGAAGGACAGCGTCTCGCTGTGGACCAACGTCACTCTGTTCAGTCGGCTCCAGATCGGCGGCGGCGTCTTCTATTTCAGCCGCGTTTTCGGTGGCTACGCCGACAACCGCAGCGCCTCGCAGGACACCAGCGGCAACATCACCGTGAAGCCCGCGACGACGGTGCTGGCGCGCTCGGTGCCGGGCTATACGCGGTTCGATGCGCGGCTCGGCTATGATATCACCGAGCGGGTGAACCTCAGCGTCAACGTCCAGAATCTGACCGACAAGACCTATTTCTCCCAGGCCTATGCATCGCATTATGCGACGATCGCGCCGGGCCGGTCGGCGTTCGCCACGCTGTCGGTGCGTTACTGA
- a CDS encoding tetratricopeptide repeat protein yields MGETASLTREEIAARLSGPPEERAAFLLRLAEEGVADAQALFGQLLLDGNGVARDERAAFHWFERAARQHHAMALNMVGRCYDLGWGVAVDKARAAECFRVAAARGLPEAQYNYATALALGVGVAEDKPAALALFEQAAAAGYAKAINHVGSFAEDGWVAPRDMAKAADCYARAAGGGDFRGCFNHARMLAEAGDLEEALAWLRRAGELGNERFVAKALAWLAASDVPGFATRGVAALKEGAGC; encoded by the coding sequence GTGGGCGAGACCGCGTCCCTGACGCGCGAGGAAATCGCCGCGCGCCTCTCCGGTCCGCCGGAGGAGCGCGCGGCGTTCCTGCTTCGGCTCGCCGAGGAAGGCGTGGCGGATGCGCAGGCATTGTTCGGCCAGCTCCTGCTCGACGGCAACGGCGTGGCGCGTGACGAGCGCGCCGCGTTCCACTGGTTCGAGCGTGCCGCTCGGCAGCATCATGCGATGGCGCTCAACATGGTCGGGCGCTGCTACGATCTCGGTTGGGGCGTCGCGGTGGACAAGGCGCGCGCGGCGGAATGCTTCCGCGTCGCGGCGGCGCGCGGGCTGCCTGAGGCGCAATATAATTACGCCACGGCGCTGGCGCTCGGTGTCGGCGTGGCGGAGGACAAGCCCGCCGCGCTCGCGTTGTTCGAGCAGGCGGCGGCGGCCGGCTATGCCAAGGCGATCAACCATGTCGGCAGTTTCGCCGAAGACGGTTGGGTGGCCCCGCGCGACATGGCCAAGGCGGCCGATTGCTATGCCCGCGCGGCCGGGGGCGGCGATTTTCGCGGCTGCTTCAATCACGCGCGGATGCTGGCGGAAGCGGGCGATCTGGAGGAGGCACTGGCGTGGCTGCGCCGCGCGGGCGAGCTTGGCAACGAACGGTTCGTCGCCAAGGCGCTGGCGTGGCTGGCGGCGAGCGACGTCCCCGGCTTCGCGACTCGCGGCGTGGCCGCGCTGAAGGAAGGTGCAGGATGCTGA